One Egicoccus halophilus genomic region harbors:
- a CDS encoding DNA gyrase/topoisomerase IV subunit A, which produces MADVPTLSAGQVLDVSLESRMEQAFLDYSMSVIVGRALPDVRDGLKPVQRRILYSMYESGLHPDRPYRKCASAVGEVMKTYHPHGDSSIYDALVRMAQEFATREPLVDGHGNFGSIDGDPPAAMRYTEARLSPLAMELLAGIDEETVDFVDNYDGYDTEPVVLPARFPNLLVNGASGIAVGMATNIPPHNLGEVIDACLTLLEDPDADLDRLMRHVPAPDFPTGARIVEGDGIRDAYAAGRGAVAVEAVASTETRTGNLPRIVITEIPYQVNKSALLQRIADLVSNRKIDAIRDLRDESSRDGMRIVIELKRGEDPGKVLERLYRSTDLRTNFNVNLVALVDGAPRTLGLVDCLRHYLAHQRDVLTRRTEHRLRKARDRAHVVEGLLLALDHLDEVIALIRGSESAAHARTGLIERFAMSEIQAQAVLDMQLRRLAALERAALEDEYQQLQGRIARLEEILGDASVLDGLLGDELREIKRLHATPRRSRIVGAGISAEDVLAGGSQAGFEAQEVTVLVTRGGYLKPLARRRATPAHKHPHDPLVAVLRCTTDDTLLLVDEAGTGHRVGVGDVPVVKANQRGTHVGGLLGGGPDAKLAGAVVLGEDEAVTLVTVSAAGQVKRTAMSEFADARQRSLQAAGVKDDDHLAAVATCRDDDDLLLAHTGGYVTRFPAGEVRTMGRTASGVAGMSVPKGARIVSLSVTPADATDVEVLTVAADATAKRTPLAEYPAKGRGGKGLMTGASELLWCGVASDLHLHGDDPVVVRAVDLTPAKRAGRGEPLGVEVAGPAVPEAMTPGTE; this is translated from the coding sequence ATGGCAGACGTGCCCACGCTCAGCGCCGGACAGGTCCTCGACGTCAGCCTCGAGTCGCGGATGGAGCAGGCGTTCCTCGACTACTCGATGTCGGTCATCGTCGGTCGTGCGCTGCCCGACGTCCGCGACGGGCTCAAGCCGGTGCAGCGCCGCATCCTGTACTCGATGTACGAGTCGGGACTGCACCCCGACCGTCCCTACCGCAAGTGCGCCTCGGCCGTCGGTGAGGTCATGAAGACCTACCACCCGCACGGTGACTCCTCGATCTACGACGCGCTGGTGCGCATGGCGCAGGAGTTCGCCACCCGCGAACCGCTGGTCGACGGGCACGGCAACTTCGGCTCGATCGACGGCGACCCGCCGGCGGCGATGCGCTACACCGAGGCCCGCCTGTCACCACTGGCGATGGAACTGCTGGCGGGCATCGACGAGGAGACCGTCGACTTCGTCGACAACTACGACGGCTACGACACCGAGCCGGTCGTGCTCCCCGCGCGCTTCCCCAACCTGCTGGTCAACGGCGCGTCGGGCATCGCGGTCGGCATGGCGACCAACATCCCGCCGCACAACCTCGGGGAGGTGATCGACGCGTGCCTGACGCTGCTCGAGGATCCCGACGCCGACCTCGACCGGCTGATGCGGCACGTGCCGGCGCCGGACTTCCCGACCGGGGCGCGCATCGTCGAGGGTGACGGCATCCGCGACGCCTACGCCGCCGGCCGTGGCGCCGTCGCCGTCGAGGCCGTCGCCTCGACCGAGACGCGCACCGGCAACCTGCCCCGCATCGTGATCACGGAGATCCCCTACCAGGTCAACAAGTCGGCGCTGCTGCAACGCATCGCCGACCTGGTCTCCAACCGCAAGATCGACGCGATCCGTGACCTGCGCGACGAGTCCTCGCGCGACGGCATGCGCATCGTCATCGAGCTCAAGCGCGGCGAGGATCCGGGCAAGGTGCTCGAGCGGCTGTACCGGTCCACCGACCTGCGCACGAACTTCAACGTCAACCTGGTCGCGCTCGTCGACGGGGCACCGCGCACGCTGGGTCTGGTCGACTGCCTGCGCCACTACCTCGCCCACCAGCGCGACGTGCTGACCCGCCGCACCGAGCACCGGTTGCGCAAGGCCCGCGACCGCGCCCACGTCGTGGAGGGCCTGCTGCTCGCCCTCGACCACCTCGACGAGGTCATCGCGCTCATCCGCGGCAGCGAGTCGGCCGCGCATGCCCGTACCGGACTGATCGAACGTTTCGCGATGTCCGAGATCCAGGCGCAGGCCGTCCTCGACATGCAGCTGCGGCGGCTGGCCGCGCTCGAGCGGGCCGCACTGGAGGACGAGTACCAGCAGCTCCAGGGCCGCATCGCCCGCCTGGAGGAGATCCTCGGGGACGCGTCGGTGCTCGACGGCCTGCTCGGCGACGAACTGCGCGAGATCAAGCGGCTGCACGCCACCCCACGCCGCTCGCGGATCGTCGGGGCCGGCATCAGCGCCGAGGACGTGCTGGCCGGCGGGTCGCAGGCCGGGTTCGAGGCGCAGGAGGTGACCGTGCTGGTGACCCGCGGCGGCTACCTCAAGCCGCTGGCACGCCGGCGTGCCACACCGGCCCACAAGCATCCTCACGACCCGTTGGTCGCGGTGCTGCGCTGCACCACCGACGACACCCTGCTGCTGGTCGACGAGGCCGGCACGGGTCACCGGGTCGGCGTCGGCGACGTCCCGGTCGTCAAGGCCAACCAGCGGGGCACGCACGTCGGTGGACTCCTCGGTGGCGGTCCGGACGCGAAGCTGGCCGGGGCGGTCGTGCTCGGCGAGGACGAGGCCGTCACGCTGGTGACCGTGTCCGCGGCCGGGCAGGTGAAGCGCACCGCGATGTCGGAGTTCGCCGACGCGCGGCAACGCTCGCTGCAGGCGGCCGGTGTCAAGGACGACGACCACCTCGCCGCCGTCGCGACGTGCCGGGACGACGACGACCTGCTGCTGGCCCACACGGGCGGCTACGTCACGCGCTTCCCCGCCGGCGAGGTCCGCACCATGGGACGCACCGCCAGCGGCGTCGCCGGCATGAGCGTGCCGAAGGGAGCGCGGATCGTGTCGTTGTCGGTCACGCCGGCCGACGCGACCGACGTCGAGGTGCTGACCGTGGCCGCCGACGCCACGGCCAAGCGCACGCCGCTGGCCGAGTACCCGGCCAAGGGGCGCGGCGGCAAGGGCCTGATGACGGGCGCGTCCGAGCTGCTGTGGTGCGGCGTGGCCAGCGATCTGCACCTGCACGGCGACGACCCGGTCGTCGTGCGGGCCGTGGACCTGACGCCGGCCAAGCGTGCCGGTCGCGGTGAGCCGCTCGGGGTCGAGGTGGCTGGTCCGGCCGTCCCCGAAGCGATGACGCCGGGCACCGAATGA